The nucleotide sequence TCTTTTTTGCTCTCGCCGGCGCGCGCGGCCGCGGCGAGGAGGAGCCCTAAGGCGACGGAGGCGATGGAGGCGATGGATCTCATGCCGCGAGCCTACCACATCGCCGCGACCCGGTCATGTCACGCTTTCGTGCCATCGGCGCGCCGGGTCGTCTTGTGGGCCCTTAATCTCATACCATTCTTATATCGAGGATGAAGGAGGCCTAATGAGAGAAGGATCGAAGCTGCCCGCCGCGCTCCTCGCCCTGCGCCTGGGCGTGTTCTTGGTGATGCTGATGTGGACGCTGGACAAGTTCGTCCGGGCGGACCACGCCGCCAAGGTGTTTTCCAGCTTCTACCTGCTGCCCGCTTGGGGATCGGGCGCGTTCCGGCTCATCGGCGCGCTGGAGCTCGCGCTTCTATTCGCGTTCCTGGTCGGCTTTAAAAAGAGGCTCACCTACGGGGCCGTGCTCGTCCTTCACGCGATCTCGACCGTATCCTCGTACAAGCAGTATCTGTCGCCGTTCGAGGGGGGGAACCTCCTCTTCTTCGCCGCGTGGCCGATGCTCGCCGCCTGTTGGGCTCTGTACGTCCTCCGCGACGAGGACACGCTGTGGTGCCGCGCCGACTAGGAAAGCAGTCCTACCAGGCGCGGGGCGCTCGTTTCTGCGGCTTCGCGGATCCGCATCGCCCGAATCTGAGCCAACAGGTGCTTACGCCGCAGCCGATCAGGGCCAGGCTCAGCAGGAGCAGGGACAGCGCTCCCGCGGATTCGATCGTCATTTGAATGTTGCCCATAAATCACCTCTGATAATGAGTCCGCGGGACGGCGAAGTCGTTACACAAGGGGGGATCGTTGACGATCACGGAACAGACGTTGAGGCAATGGCGCGAGCTTCGCACGGGATATTGGCCGACGGACCTGGCCAACGCCTCCGCTCTCCTGTATGAGCAGATTCCGGACCTGAACTGGGTCGGATTTTATCTTCTCGACGGCGGGGTGCTGAGGCTCGGGCCGTTCCAGGGGCGCGTCGCGTGCACGTCCATTCCCGAAGGCAAGGGCGTCTGCGGCCGGGCGGCGCTCGACCGGCGGACCGTCATCGTCGCCGACGTGCGCGAATTCTCCGGGCACATCGCCTGCGACTCGCGCTCCAACTCCGAATTGGCGGTTCCGCTCGTCAAGAGCGGGGCTGTATGGGGCGTCCTCGATCTGGACTCGCCGGCCAAGGACCGCTTCGTTCCCGAAGAGGCTCGGTTGTTGGAGGAATTCTGCGCCCTTCTCCTCGAACCGTGGGACGAAGCCCCGTGGGCGCGAAGCGTCAAGCCTTCGGCTTGAGAGACAGCGCGTAGTCCGCGGAGCGGCCGACCCATTTCTTGAGCCCGGCGGGGGTCGCGCAGGCTTTCGACGAGACGAACAAGAAGTTCTTCATCGGCCGCCCGGTGAAGTCCATGGGCCGGGCGTGAGGTTCCTTAAGATAATCCTCGGCCTTCCCCGGATCCAACCGCAGCACAAGGTCGTTCTTGAGCACGCCGCAGGCCATGTTGCCGCGGATGGTCCAGCAAAGACCGCCGAACATCTTGATCTCGGCCAGCGCCTTATGTCGTGCCAGCCGCTTGCGGACTCGCGCCGCCAGCTTCTCGTCGTAGGCCACGCTCGGCTCCTCCTTATTTATCGAAGACGGTACGCGAAAACTTGGCGGCACGGAAACTGCATATCCGCGCTATTGAATAACATCGAGGGAGGCGCTACAATGCGGACGATGAGCGCCAGATGCCTGGGACTGATCCTTTCGGCCGCGATCGCCAGCGGCTCGCCTCTCCATTGCCTGGCGGAGACGATCGGGAAGCCCTCGAACGCGTCGTTCTTCCTGGACCAGGCCGAGCCGCAGCTGCGCGCGGCGTCCCACTGCCGGACGCACGCGACGCTTCTTTCCGCCGCCCCGCAGGCGCCCCGGGTCTCGGGGCGGTCTTGGAGGGCGCCCGCCGCGGCTCGCTTCGACCCGTTCCTGCCCCTCGGCGCGCCGCCTGCCCGGGCGCTCAGCCCGCCGCCGGGCACGCTCGACCATCCAGTGGTCTCCTCGCCCGCCGCCTGGGCCGCCCCCCTGCTGATCTGATCCCTACTGGATCGGCGCCCGCCGGTCTTTTTCTTAGGCGCACGCAGCATCGCCCGCCGTCGGCCCGCGCTCCCGGCGCGCCGGCGAACCAAAGACAAGAATCAAGGAGGCACACATGAACATCAAGTCATCCGCAAGCCGCATTCTCGCCGCGTCGGCGCTGCTCCTGTCCGTCGCGGCCGCGCCGGGCCGCGCCGCTGACGATCCCTCCATCAAGGGGACGGTCCGCGAGGCGATACAGGCCTCGATGGCCTACTACATCGACTCCAAGACCATCGGCGGGGCGTTCCGGCTGTACGATCCGGTCGACGGGAAGCTGCTCAAGCTGAAGTTCAAGGAACTTCACAAGGGAATCGTCAAGAAGGGCGACTTCTACGTGAGCTGCGCGGACTTCGTCGACGGCAAGGGCAAGCTCTACGACCTGGACTTCATGGTCCTCAAGGACGGCGACGCCCTGCACACGGTGCAGGCCATCGTCCACGCGGCGGAGGGGAAGAAGCGCCCTTACCAACTGGAGTCCGAATGACGCGAGGCGCCGGCGCTCTATGAAGCGCCGATTCCAAGCGGCTTGGCGCCGCCTGCCGTCTCCGCGCGAGACGGCAGGCCTCCTGGCCGTCGTCCTCGTCGGCGCCTGGCTCCTCGGCCCCGGCCCTCGTACGGAGGATCACTCCCATTCGCCCCTGCCGGCGGCCGAGCTCGCGCTCCCGGATATTTCCGGGAAGACCGCCCGCCTCTCCGACTTCAAGGGGCGCGTGGTCCTCGTCGATTTTTGGGCCACCTGGTGCTATCCCTGCCTGCAGGAACTGCCGGACTTGAAGGCGTTATACCGCAGGCACGAAGGGAAGGGCTTCGTCATCCTGGCGGTCTCCATCGACGAGGGCGGCAAAGAGGCGGTCGCGGCGTTCGTCGCCGAGAACAAAGTGCCTTATCCGGTCCTGCTCGCCGGGAGCGGGCCGATCAAGGGCTGGCGCGTGCGCGGCCTGCCTGTCGCGCATTTGATCGACCGGGAAGGCCGCATAGTTCGGAGTTGGGTCGGCTACAAAGACCCGAGCGAACTGGAAGGAAACGTGAAGGCGCTGTTGAGCGGAGAACCCATCCATGACGATTAAGACAGTGATGACGCGGGCAAGACGTCTCGCGCTGGGGGGCGTGGCGCTCCTGGCGGCTGGCCTCGCCTCCGCGGCGGCGGCCGGGCGCAAACCGAACCACCTCGTCGCGGAGAAGAGCCCCTATCTGCTCCAGCACGCCTATAATCCCGTGGACTGGCATCCCTGGGGCGAGGAAGCCTTCGCCAAGGCCAGGAGGGAGAACAAGCCCGTCTTCCTGTCCATCGGCTACTCGACCTGCCATTGGTGCCACGTCATGGAGCGCGAGTCCTTCTCCAATCCGAAGATCGCCGCCGTCCTGAACGCGAACTTCGTCTCGATCAAGGTGGACCGCGAGGAGCGCCCGGACGTGGACAAGGTCTACATGACCGCCGCGACGGGCGCGGGCTGGGGCGGGGGCTGGCCGCTCAATCTGTGGTTGACGCCCGACCTCAAGCCTTTCTTCGGCGGGACCTACTTCCCGCCGGACTCGCGAGGTGGACGGCCGGGACTGGCGCAGCTCACGGAAAGGATCGCGGAGCTCTGGAAGAGCAAGCGCGACGGCCTGCAAGCGGACGCGGACCGCCTCGGCCGCGCGCTGGAGAAATACACGAAGGTCGAGGGAAGCGGCGGCCCGCTCGAACCCGCGGCGCTTGACTCCGGCTTCAAGGCCTTCGTGAAAACCTACGAGCCCTCGCGCGGCGGCTTCGGCGGCGCGCCGAAGTTCCCCATGCCGGTCAACTTCGACTTCCTCCTGCGCTATCACGCCAGGACGAAGGCGGAGACGGCGCTCGAGATGAGCGTGCGGACCCTGCGCGAGATGGCCAAGGGCGGCATCCACGACCACGTCGGCGGCGGCTTCCACCGCTACTCCACGGACGATCGCTGGCATATCCCGCACTTCGAGAAGATGCTCTACGACAACGCGCAGATCGCCGTGAACTATCTGGAGGCGTACAGGATCACGCGCGCGGAAGATCTCGCGCTGGTCGCGCGCGGCGTCCTGGACTACGTCCGTCGGGACATGACGCATCCCGAGGGCGGCTTCTACTCGGCCGAGGACGCCGACAGCCTCCCGCCGGAGCTCCTGGGCAAGGTGGAGGACGTCGGGCACGAGCACCGCAAGGAGGGGGCCTTCTACGTCTGGACGCAGGCCGAGATTCTCGACGCGGCGGGGCCGGGGGAAGGGGAGATCTTCGACTATCGCTACGGCGTGAGCGCCGGCGGCAACGCCGAATCCGACCCGCAGGGCGAGTTCGGCGACAAGAACATACTCTACGCCGCCCACACCATCCCGGAGACGGCCAAGAGGTTCAAGAGGACCGAGGACGAGACGCGGGCGATCCTGGAGACGGCGCGGCAGAGGCTCTTCCGAGTCCGGGCCAAGCGGCCGCGGCCCCATCTCGACGACAAGGTCCTGGTCTCCTGGAACGGGCTGATGATCTCCGCCTTCGCTCAGGGAGCGCAGGTCTTGGACGATCCGGCCTACCTTGCCGCCGCGGAGAAGGCGGCGCGCTTCATCCGCGCGAATCTTTACGACGCGAAGCGCAACCGCCTCTACCGCCGCTGGCGCGCCGGCGAGCGCAAGGTCCCCGGCATCGCCGACGACTACGCCTTCCTGGTCCAGGGCCTGCTCGACCTCTACGAGACCTCCTTGCGCGCGGAGTGGCTGGAGTGGGCGGTGAAGCTCAGCGACGCGCAGAACGAGCTGTTCTACGACGCCAAGGACGGCGGCTTCTTCATGACCGCCTCGGGCCACGACAAACGACTGCTCGTCCGGGTAAAGGAGGACTCCGACAACGTCGAGCCGGCGGCGAGCTCCGTGGCGGCGTTGAATCTGCTGCGCCTCTCCTGGTTCACCGGACGCAAGGACTTCCGCGAGAAAGCGGAGAAGACGCTTGCTCTCTTCGGCACCCAGATGCGCGATCAGCCGCGCTCCCTGCCGCGGATGATGGTCGCGTTGGACTATTCCTTGGCCAAACCCCGCCAGATCGTCATCGCCGGCGAGCGCGACGCACCCGAGACGCGCGCCATGCTCAGGGAGGTTCACTCCCGCTTCCTGCCGAATAAGATACTCATGCTCCTGGACCGGGGGCCGGATCGCGAGGCGCTGGAGCGCCGGCTGCCGTTCTTGAAGGGGGTCGTGCCGATCAAGGGCCGGACGGCGGCCTATGTCTGCGTGGACTACGCCTGCGAGCTGCCGACGAGCGACCTGGAGACCTTCAAGGCCATCCTGGACGGTAAACGCCCAAGCGAGCGGACCGCCAAGGAGTAACGCCGATGGAAGCAATGCGAGCAGCTATTTCTTTTTTACGTTAGAATACCCAAATGAACATCACCATTGAGACCAATCCATGAAATGGATTACGCGAGAGGGCGCGAAGACGGATCGTGTCGCCTGCCCTTGGCTCATCCGCCGCTTCCTCGACAAGGAGGCCGAATTCGTCTTCGTTTCGAAAGACAAGGTCCTTGAAACGGCAAAGCGCCTCGGAGGAAAGTCTTTCGACGCAGCGGGAGCCGACTACACCCACCGAGGAAACAAGTGCAGCTTCGAAGTCCTGATCGAGGACCACAAGCTTACCGATCCGGCGCTCGATCAGTTGGCGCGCATCGTTCACGGCGCCGACATCGATGGTGAGCTGGATACGGCGCCCGAGGCGGCGGGTCTCCTTGCGATGGCCGAGGGATTCCATAAGAGCGTGCCGGACGACCACGAAAAGCTGAGGCTGCAATTCCCGGTCTACGACGCCCTCTACGCGTACTGCCGCCACGGGCGGTAATGGATCGAACGAGCCGGCTGCTGCTGACGGCCAAGGCGGTCCGCACCTTCTCCTACGGCGCTCTGAGCGTCGTGTTCCCGGTCTACCTCGAAGAGTTGGGATTAGGGCCGCGCGGGATCGGCCTGAGCTTTACGCTGACCTTGGCGGCCAGCGCGGCGTTCACCTTCGCCGTTCGCGCGCCGGCGCGCCGGTTCGGCGCGAGGCCTATCCTCTTGGCGCTCTCCGCGGTCGGCGCCGCGGGAGCGATCCTGTTCTTGGCCGCGGAGAAGCCGTGGCAAGCGATCACGGCGGCGATGCTGGCGAATCTCGCGGTCGGCGCGGGCGAGACCGGGCCTTTTCTGACGCTCGAGCAAACATGCCTGGCCCGGACGACCAGCACGGAGAGGCTCGGCAGCGCGATGAGCGTCTATAACTTCGTGGGTTATGCCGCCGCGGCCGGTGGAGCTGCGGTCGTGGGTCGCCGGTTGGTCGATGCCCGCGCGGCGTTCCTGCTGCTCTTGGCGGCGGCGGCGCTTCAGCTTGGGATTTACGCCGCGCTGCGCCTAAAAGCCGCTCCTCCGGCAGCGCCGGTGAGCGGACAATCGAGCGCCTTGATTCGTCGCTTGGCGGCGCTCTTTGCACTCGACTCCTTCGCGGGCGGATTCGTCGTTCAAAGCCTCGTGCTTTACTGGCTGCGCCAGCGATTCGAATTAGAGTTGGCGCAACTGGGATGGGTCGCCTTCGGCGCGCAGATGCTCTCGGGGCTGTCTTTTCTCGCCGCCCCGGCTCTCTCGCGCCGATGGGGGTTGGTCAACACCATGGTCTTCTCGCACTTGGCGGCGAATCTGCTGCTGATCGGAGTGGGCCTGGCACCTACGGCCGCCGTCGCGGTGACCCTGTTGCTCGCTCGGCACCTTCTTTCGCAGATTGACGTGCCGACCCGGCAGACTTTTCTTATGCTGGCTGTCGGCGACCATGAGCGCGAGCACGCCGCCGCGGCGACGAACGCGAGCCGGACGTTGGCCCAATGCGTCAGTCCCGTCCTGGCCGGGTCCGCGATGGCGTCTTTGCCGCTCTCCGCCCCTTTCATCCTGGGCGGCGGGCTCAAGATTCTCTATGACCTGCTGCTCTTCGCCGCCATCCGGCGCATCGAGCCCCGGTATGTCAGCGAAACGCGAGAACCCCTATGATTCCGGCCGAGAGCACCAGCAGAGGCTCCGGTACGCGCCGCCACACGAGAACCGCGGAAGCGATCGCTGCGGCGGCCGTCGTCCAATCCACGACAGAACGCCGTCCCAGCACGAAGACGGCTCCGGCGATGGTCCCGACAGCCGCAGCCGTCACGCCGTCCACGAAGGCGACGACGGCGGGATTCTTGCCGTATCGCTTGAAATACGGCGCAGGAAGGATGGTGAACAGGTAGCAGGGCAGGAAGGTCGCGGCGGCGGCGACGCAGGCGCCGGGAAGACCCGCTACGAGGTAACCGATGAAGCCGACGGTGATCACGACCGGCCCCGGTGTGATCATCGCGACGGCGACGGCGTCCAGGAACTGCCGATCGGTCAGCCACTGATGCTCGCGCACGACTCCGCCGTAGAGAAACGGCACGATCGCTAGGCCGCTGCCGAACACGAAGGCCCCGGCCTTGCCGAAGAAGGCGGCGATCGCCAGCAAGGTGTGCGGGTCCACCGAACGCGCGGCGAAGCGCCGGAGAGCCTTGGGCGGCGCCTCGACCAGCCAGACGACGACGCCGGTCGCCAGGAACAGCGCGATCCACTCGCTCTCCGTCCACGCCGTGACGAGAGCGGCGGCAAGGAACAGCGTCCAAAGCAAACGGCGGTCGCCGAGCGTCTTCTTGGCGAGTTTGTAGGCGCTGTTGGCGATGATGCCGATGACGCAGGCGCCGATCAGATGGAAGGCCGCCTGCAACCAGGGCAGGCCGCCATAACGGCGATAAGCCCAGCCAAGGCCGAGCACCATCAAAAACGACGGCACGATGAAGGCGACGCCCGTCGCCGTCGCGCCGATCACGCCGTAGTGGACGTAGCCCAGATACATCGAGAGTTGCGCGGCCAACGGGCCCGGCGCGAGCTGGGAGAGCGCAAGCCCGTCCTTGTAGTCCTCTTCCGATATCCAGCCGCGCTCCTCTACGAGATCACGGTGCATGTAGCCGATCAAGGCGACGGGACCGCCGAAGCCGATCGTCCCCAGCTTCAGGAAGTAAAGGACCAGCTCCTTGAGGTTATAGGGCTTTTCTTGCGCAGCAGGCATATAGGGCGTCGTCTTAGCTCCCTCCCTCGCGCGCGACCCATTTCATGATCATTCGCCTTCTGTTTTTACATAACCTACGGCCAGCCTCTTCGGGGCCTTCACGACCGGGATTTTCTTTATAAGCGACCGCTTCTTGCTATCGATCAGGCTTACGTCGTTCGAAGAGGTATTGCTCACGACGGCGATCTTGCCGTCTTGAGTGAATTCGATCCAGTTGGGGTTCCTCCCGGTCCCGAGAGAGGCGATTGTTTTTAAAGTGCTCGGATCGATGATGGTAATCCGATCATTGAGCTGGGTCGTGAGCCAAAGCTCCTTCCCGTCGGGAGTGACGCGAAGGCCATGCGCTACCATGCCATCCTTAGGGAAACCCTTGGGTTCCGCCAAAGCGATCCGATCGGCTACTTCGTCCTTATCGAGATCGATCACGAGAGCGCCATTCGTCCAGCGAATGGTTTGAAACAATCGCTTCCCATCCGGCGTCACGGCGGGGACTCGGGGCCAAGCCCAAATGGGAATGCTTTTCACGACCTGGTTGGTCTCGGTATCGACAACGACGATCTGTTCGTCGCCCTCGCAGGTGATGTAAATTCGCTTTGACGTAGGACTTGCGAGGATGATATGCGGATTTCGCCCCACGGGCAGAACGGAGGCGACTTCGCGCCGCTTGACTTCGACGATAGCCACGGCATGATCCGCATTCAAAGGCACGTAGAGCGTCGCGCCATCCTGAGAGACCGCCGGCTGCTGAGGACGCGCGCCCACCTTGATCGTAGCGGTGACTTTATTCTCTTTGGGGTCGATAAAACTGAGCGTGCCGTCCCCTTCGTTGGTCACAAACACTTCGGAACCGTCGGGGGCGATGGCGACGCCGTGCGGTTTTTGTCCCGTCGTGATTTGCGCGATTTCCTTTCGGCCCTCGACATCAATGACGGAAATCTTTTCGCCCTCGAAGTTGGTGACGTAGGCGCGAAGCCGCGACTCCGCGGCCTGGCCGTCGACGGCAATCAATACGAGGCTCATGAGCAACGGCAGAGTCCTGAAGACTATGGAGCTGATTCTATTCATGGCTTGCCTCCTTGGCTGGTTTGCGGCAACCGGGGCTTCGACGTATTTGAAAACAACGGGAACTCGATCATGAGGCCCGCGTAGACGCGCAGCCTCGGCCCTCCCGCATTCCCGCTCCTGAGGCTCTTGCCCGCGGCGGCGTGAAGCTGCAGCCAGGGGCGAACGTTGTGCTTGATCCCGACATCTGCGGCCAGGCGAGCCGATTCCCCCGGGGTCGCGCTCTCGCGCCAATAGACCTCCGACAAGAGCTTGGTGCGAGCCGCCACCTTGTATTCCTGAGCGAAGGCGAGAAACAGCGCGTTGCGCCGCTCCTGCCGAACGTCGTTGATGACGGGCTCGCCGACTACCGTGTAGCCGACGTTCCAGAGCCCGGTAAACCATGCCCACGTCTTTTGGGTCCTGAGCCTGACGTCGTAGTCGACCGCGCCGGCCCCTAGCCCTCTCCCCGCATCTCCGTTATCGAGCTTCGCCTCGCCGGAGAGGGCGATGCCGGGCCTGCGGGCCTGCTCGCGAAGCACGAGCAGCTTGGTCCCGACGACGGCGTCTCCAAACCCGGTCCGCGTTTCCCCTTGCGCCGGCGACAACGAGAGGTAGGGGACCTCCAGCGTGAGCTCCTGCCAGGACGAGACCCCAAGAACGAGTTCGATGAACGGTAGTTGCCGTTCGGCAACGCTCGTTCTCAGGTAGCGCGTCCCGAGGAAAATCTCAGCCACGCCCTTGCCCGCCGTAGGGACGTCACCCGCGACGAGGGGAGGCACGGCGTGAGCGTCCCGCGAGGCCGCGGCGAGGAATCCGGCCGCGACAAGGACCCTAGCGCCCGCTCTTGCCGACCTGAGGCTTGATTTCAATGTCATCGAGATAGACCACCGAGTCTGCTTTAGACCACAGTCCCACCTTGCCGGAGATCGAGTCCTCCCACTCATGCTCGAGGGTCAGCTTGCCGTTGAGATAACCTTCGATCCTCTTGCCTCGGACGACCAGCTTCAGGTCGTGCCATTGCAGCGTCGGCGTGGGTGTTTTCTTGATCCATTGGACCGAGCTGCGCTTGCCGCGGATGTACTTGAAGAGCACCAGGTTATCCTCGAGCGCGTTGCCCCGCAGCACGAGATAGTCCCCGTTGGGCTTCAGGTTGAAGACGATCCCGGCCGCTTGGTCGACGCGACCGCTCATGGGCTTGAACCTCAGGCTGATCTCGCCGTCGCGGAAGTCGTCGATCTCCTTGGCCACCGCCAGCGGGAAATAGGCGTAGGCTTTGACGTTGTCCAGGAACTCGGCGTAGCGCTCTCCATACAGGGCGCGCGCCTTGTCCGCCAGGCCCGCGGACGCCTGTCCCTGCTTCCATTTGCCGCCGTCGATGACGAGCACCTTGTTCTTTCCCTCGACTCCGATCCGCCAGACGCCCACGACCGGGGTGAAAGCGGATGGCTCGGCGCCGACCGTATCCGCCGAGAAGTCGTAGCGGCTGGGAGCGGCGACGCATACGGCGGCGCTCAGCAGCGGCCACAGCGCGACGGCTATTCGCAGCTTCGATTTGGCATGGTGCATGGTCATCCTCCTAGAATCCATCTCATCGGGGCGCCGCGCCCGTTGAACCAGCACCCGAGCCCGGCAATAAGCGGCAGAACTCCATAGAACCACCATTCCCACCAGCCGGTATCGGCCACGAGCGGATAACCGGGATAGTCGGTACCAGCCTCGGTCGATACGGTCTGCCCGGAGAGGTTGAAAAGAATGGGGAGTATCTCTTCCTCGCTGTTGGAGCGGCTTTGCTCCCTTTTCCCATCGTAGTCGTAGGCGATGACGCCGTAGTCGTCTTGGCCCTCAGCCTGCCCGGAAAGTCTCCGCGCGTCGGCATACACGACCGCCAGCTTGGGGACCAAGCGGCGCAGCTTGTCTAAGATGTTGCGCTCCAAGTCGGCGAGGCGGGAATCCTCCGGAGAAAGGCGAACCGTGATCCGAAGCGGCTTATTCAGACGCCGTAGCGCCAGCTCCACCGCCGGAGGAAACGAGTTGCGCCGGTCCTCGGTAACGTCCCTCGATACGTTCAGCATCGCCCCCAGCGTCCAGACGCCGGCGATCGCCAATGCCGCGAAGAGCCCCAAAGCCGCCCTTCGCCTCGGCGCCGCGCCGAGCCACGCGCCGGTCAGGAAGATCAGCCCGAGTCCGAGGGCCGCCAGCGCGAGGGCCGATTCGAGAGAGAAAAGTCCGCGTTCGAACGGCCTCAAAGCCGCGGTAAGCGAGAGAAACGAGACCCGACTCAGCAAACCGTCTCCTGCCGCGGCGAAATCAAGCACCCACGAACCTGTCGTGCAGGCCAGGGCGATGATGGCGGCCGTGGAAACGGAATCCGCCACGGCGGCCGCGAAGAACGCGATTCCCGCGATGGCCAGAGCGTAGAGACTGTGCCCGGCAAGGAGGTTGAGGGTCTCCGGCCAATAGATATGACCTCCCAGCGCCCGCCAGCCGACGAGCGCCGATAAGGCGGGCAGAAGCGCGACAACCCAGGCCAAGCCGACCGCCAAGGCCTTCAATGCCGCGAGTACGGAAGGCTTCATCGGAAGCTGAAGCAACAGCTTGATCGAGCCGCTCTGCTTCTCGCCTCCGATCAGCCGGATAGCGATGAAGGGGAATAGCAACGTCGCGACCAAGTAATAGGCACCGAATGTCGGCACAAGGACGCCGTCCAGGGGCGTCATGGCTCGCGCCATCTCCGGGAACGGAAGGGCGGAGCGGCTCGCCTCGCCATAGAGCCGGACGGCCTGGCTGAAGCTGTAGCCGGTGACTATAGAGAGAAGGACCAGCATCACCCAGAGGGACCTCGAACGAAGCAGCTCTCGGACCTCTTCTTGGAGCAAGGCGCCGACACGTCCAACGACCATGCCGTCAGGTGAACGCAAGGAAGACCTCCTCGAGGGTCCCGGCAGGGCTGGGTGCCCGGGTCTTCAGTTCATCGAGCGTACCGCTTCCCAACAGCTTCCCTTCCTTCAAAAGCAGGAACCGGTCGCAGACTCTCTCCGCGTCCGCAAGCTGGTGGATGGACAGGAGCAAAGTCCGCCCAAGAGCGCGGACCTCCTTAAGCAGGGCCATCACGCTTCGGGTCTGCCGGAGATCAAGGCCGTCGAAAGGCTCGTCGAGCAGGAGCAGCGGCTGAGGCGTCAGCAGACCGATGGCCAATAGCAGCCTCTTGAGCGTCCCCTTGGACAGCGCGCCGACCCGCTTCTCCAGGGCCGAGCGCAGGTCCAATCTCCTGATGAGATCTTCGACGCGACCTAGGTCTGCTCCATACAGTTGGGCGTAAAGCCGGAGAGTCTCCGATGAACAGAGCTCACGGTGCGGCAGAATCCCATCAGGCAGGTAGAACAGTTCTTCCTTCCTGCGTCCTGAGGGGAAATCGCCGCCTCGCCAACTCAGCGCGCCGGACTCGTGGTGCATGAGGCCGGCCATGCATTCGAGAAGCGTCGTCTTTCCAGCTCCATTGGGACCGATCAGTCCAAGAATCTGGCCCGGATAAACTTCGAAGCTCACCTCATCAAGCGCGGAAAAACCGGCGAACCGCTTCGAGAGGCCTTGGACCTTAAGCAGTGCCTCAGCCACGGTTCGACTCCTCTTGCGCCAAGCTCGCGTGTACGGCATCGAAGAAGGCGATGCCTGCTTCCAGCCGGTCCGCGTCCTTCTTATACAGGCGGCAGAGTCCCTGCACGGCCATCGCCACTCCAGGCGCCTCCGGTCGGCCGAACTTGCCGTCTTTCAGGTCGATGTCGTGTACGATCTCGGCCAGCCCGCGCAGCGCCGGGTCGGTGAGCTTCAGGCGGTGGATCAGCGCCTCGAACGTACACCAGTCTCCGAAGTGCGTGAACTCGGCGTCCGCCATGTCGAAGCGCAATTCACCACGGCCCGGCGTGTAAGGCTCCGCCGCGAATTTGAACCGGGCGCTTCGATCGACGTAGCGGCGGATCAGCCAAGCCGAGACGAGGCGGTCGATGTGGGGAGAGGGCCTCGTGACC is from Elusimicrobiota bacterium and encodes:
- a CDS encoding TlpA family protein disulfide reductase codes for the protein MKRRFQAAWRRLPSPRETAGLLAVVLVGAWLLGPGPRTEDHSHSPLPAAELALPDISGKTARLSDFKGRVVLVDFWATWCYPCLQELPDLKALYRRHEGKGFVILAVSIDEGGKEAVAAFVAENKVPYPVLLAGSGPIKGWRVRGLPVAHLIDREGRIVRSWVGYKDPSELEGNVKALLSGEPIHDD
- a CDS encoding thioredoxin domain-containing protein, with the protein product MTRARRLALGGVALLAAGLASAAAAGRKPNHLVAEKSPYLLQHAYNPVDWHPWGEEAFAKARRENKPVFLSIGYSTCHWCHVMERESFSNPKIAAVLNANFVSIKVDREERPDVDKVYMTAATGAGWGGGWPLNLWLTPDLKPFFGGTYFPPDSRGGRPGLAQLTERIAELWKSKRDGLQADADRLGRALEKYTKVEGSGGPLEPAALDSGFKAFVKTYEPSRGGFGGAPKFPMPVNFDFLLRYHARTKAETALEMSVRTLREMAKGGIHDHVGGGFHRYSTDDRWHIPHFEKMLYDNAQIAVNYLEAYRITRAEDLALVARGVLDYVRRDMTHPEGGFYSAEDADSLPPELLGKVEDVGHEHRKEGAFYVWTQAEILDAAGPGEGEIFDYRYGVSAGGNAESDPQGEFGDKNILYAAHTIPETAKRFKRTEDETRAILETARQRLFRVRAKRPRPHLDDKVLVSWNGLMISAFAQGAQVLDDPAYLAAAEKAARFIRANLYDAKRNRLYRRWRAGERKVPGIADDYAFLVQGLLDLYETSLRAEWLEWAVKLSDAQNELFYDAKDGGFFMTASGHDKRLLVRVKEDSDNVEPAASSVAALNLLRLSWFTGRKDFREKAEKTLALFGTQMRDQPRSLPRMMVALDYSLAKPRQIVIAGERDAPETRAMLREVHSRFLPNKILMLLDRGPDREALERRLPFLKGVVPIKGRTAAYVCVDYACELPTSDLETFKAILDGKRPSERTAKE
- a CDS encoding GAF domain-containing protein is translated as MTITEQTLRQWRELRTGYWPTDLANASALLYEQIPDLNWVGFYLLDGGVLRLGPFQGRVACTSIPEGKGVCGRAALDRRTVIVADVREFSGHIACDSRSNSELAVPLVKSGAVWGVLDLDSPAKDRFVPEEARLLEEFCALLLEPWDEAPWARSVKPSA
- a CDS encoding chromate transporter: MPAAQEKPYNLKELVLYFLKLGTIGFGGPVALIGYMHRDLVEERGWISEEDYKDGLALSQLAPGPLAAQLSMYLGYVHYGVIGATATGVAFIVPSFLMVLGLGWAYRRYGGLPWLQAAFHLIGACVIGIIANSAYKLAKKTLGDRRLLWTLFLAAALVTAWTESEWIALFLATGVVVWLVEAPPKALRRFAARSVDPHTLLAIAAFFGKAGAFVFGSGLAIVPFLYGGVVREHQWLTDRQFLDAVAVAMITPGPVVITVGFIGYLVAGLPGACVAAAATFLPCYLFTILPAPYFKRYGKNPAVVAFVDGVTAAAVGTIAGAVFVLGRRSVVDWTTAAAAIASAVLVWRRVPEPLLVLSAGIIGVLAFR
- a CDS encoding TfoX/Sxy family protein is translated as MAYDEKLAARVRKRLARHKALAEIKMFGGLCWTIRGNMACGVLKNDLVLRLDPGKAEDYLKEPHARPMDFTGRPMKNFLFVSSKACATPAGLKKWVGRSADYALSLKPKA
- a CDS encoding MFS transporter, which codes for MDRTSRLLLTAKAVRTFSYGALSVVFPVYLEELGLGPRGIGLSFTLTLAASAAFTFAVRAPARRFGARPILLALSAVGAAGAILFLAAEKPWQAITAAMLANLAVGAGETGPFLTLEQTCLARTTSTERLGSAMSVYNFVGYAAAAGGAAVVGRRLVDARAAFLLLLAAAALQLGIYAALRLKAAPPAAPVSGQSSALIRRLAALFALDSFAGGFVVQSLVLYWLRQRFELELAQLGWVAFGAQMLSGLSFLAAPALSRRWGLVNTMVFSHLAANLLLIGVGLAPTAAVAVTLLLARHLLSQIDVPTRQTFLMLAVGDHEREHAAAATNASRTLAQCVSPVLAGSAMASLPLSAPFILGGGLKILYDLLLFAAIRRIEPRYVSETREPL
- a CDS encoding chromate resistance protein — its product is MKWITREGAKTDRVACPWLIRRFLDKEAEFVFVSKDKVLETAKRLGGKSFDAAGADYTHRGNKCSFEVLIEDHKLTDPALDQLARIVHGADIDGELDTAPEAAGLLAMAEGFHKSVPDDHEKLRLQFPVYDALYAYCRHGR